One segment of Bacteroides caecimuris DNA contains the following:
- a CDS encoding vWA domain-containing protein: MEEELLKRWRLILGGDEADGTGVSLSVEERRIDQSLEAVYDSDRRGGLGSSAPKVSRWLGEIREFFPQTVVQVIQRDAIKRLNLTTLLTEKEMLETVVPDVHLVATLMSLSQVIPEKNKEMARQVVRRVVDELLRKLSAPTQQAVTGALNRSARRRNPRYNEIDWKTTITKNLKNYQPEYKTIIPEIRIGYGRKRKAMKDIILCLDQSGSMGTSVIYSGIFGSVLASIPAVSTRMVVFDTAVVDLTDDLQDPVDLLFGVQLGGGTDIARALTYCQGIVTRPQDTVLVLVTDLYEGGDPREMRKRFASLVDSGVQLIVLPALNDDGAPSYDKNHAEFLASIGVPTFACTPDKFPDLMAAALSKQDIGMWVSQNIKMS, translated from the coding sequence ATGGAAGAAGAATTACTGAAAAGATGGCGTTTGATATTGGGGGGTGATGAGGCCGATGGTACAGGCGTATCGTTGAGCGTGGAAGAACGGCGGATCGACCAATCCTTGGAAGCCGTATATGATAGCGACAGGAGGGGAGGGCTGGGCTCCTCGGCTCCCAAAGTCAGCCGATGGCTGGGGGAGATTCGTGAGTTTTTCCCACAGACAGTGGTGCAGGTGATTCAGCGGGATGCCATCAAACGGTTGAATCTGACTACGTTGCTTACAGAAAAGGAGATGTTGGAAACGGTGGTTCCCGATGTGCATCTGGTGGCTACCTTGATGTCTTTAAGTCAGGTGATTCCGGAGAAGAATAAAGAGATGGCGCGTCAGGTAGTCCGTCGGGTGGTTGATGAATTGCTCCGCAAACTGTCGGCACCTACCCAACAGGCGGTGACCGGTGCGTTGAATCGCTCCGCCCGTCGCCGGAATCCCCGCTATAATGAAATAGACTGGAAAACAACCATTACGAAGAACCTGAAAAATTACCAGCCTGAGTATAAGACGATTATTCCTGAAATACGTATCGGATACGGCCGTAAGAGGAAAGCCATGAAAGATATCATTCTGTGTTTGGACCAGAGTGGTTCTATGGGGACATCCGTGATTTACTCCGGCATTTTCGGTTCTGTATTGGCGTCTATTCCGGCTGTCTCTACCCGAATGGTCGTGTTTGACACGGCGGTTGTCGACCTTACGGACGATTTGCAAGACCCTGTCGATTTGCTTTTTGGGGTGCAACTGGGCGGAGGGACGGATATTGCCCGGGCTTTGACTTATTGTCAAGGCATAGTGACCCGCCCGCAAGATACAGTGCTCGTATTGGTGACCGACCTTTATGAAGGGGGCGATCCGCGAGAGATGCGAAAGAGGTTTGCGTCTCTTGTCGACAGCGGCGTGCAACTGATTGTGTTGCCGGCATTGAATGATGATGGTGCTCCGTCTTATGACAAGAACCATGCGGAGTTTTTAGCTTCTATCGGCGTACCTACTTTCGCCTGCACTCCGGATAAGTTTCCCGACCTGATGGCGGCTGCTCTTAGCAAACAGGATATCGGTATGTGGGTTTCTCAAAACATAAAGATGTCCTGA
- the mdh gene encoding malate dehydrogenase, with protein sequence MSKVTVVGAGNVGATCANVLAFNEVADEVVMLDVKEGVSEGKAMDMMQTAQLLGFDTTLVGCTNDYAQTANSDVVVITSGIPRKPGMTREELIGVNAGIVKSVAENLLKYSPNAIIVVISNPMDTMTYLALKALGLPKNRVIGMGGALDSSRFKYFLSQAIGCNANEVEGMVIGGHGDTTMIPLTRFATYKGMPVANFISAEKLEEVAAATMVGGATLTKLLGTSAWYAPGAAGAFVVESILHDQKKMIPCSVLLEGEYGESDLCIGVPVILGKNGIEKIVELNLNEDEKAKFAASAKAVHGTNAALKEVGAL encoded by the coding sequence ATGTCAAAAGTAACCGTAGTAGGCGCAGGTAACGTAGGTGCTACATGTGCAAATGTACTTGCTTTTAATGAAGTAGCAGACGAAGTAGTAATGCTGGACGTTAAAGAAGGCGTTTCAGAAGGTAAAGCAATGGATATGATGCAGACAGCTCAATTGCTGGGTTTCGACACTACATTGGTAGGCTGCACTAACGACTATGCTCAAACTGCTAACTCTGACGTTGTTGTGATTACTTCAGGTATTCCTCGTAAACCGGGTATGACTCGTGAAGAATTGATCGGTGTGAACGCTGGTATCGTTAAGTCGGTAGCAGAAAACCTGTTGAAATATTCTCCTAACGCTATCATCGTTGTTATTTCTAACCCGATGGATACAATGACTTATTTGGCATTGAAGGCTCTGGGCTTGCCGAAAAACCGTGTAATCGGTATGGGTGGTGCTTTGGATAGCTCTCGTTTCAAATATTTCTTGTCTCAAGCTATCGGTTGCAACGCTAACGAAGTAGAAGGTATGGTTATCGGTGGTCACGGTGATACTACGATGATTCCTTTGACTCGTTTCGCTACTTACAAAGGTATGCCTGTAGCTAATTTCATCTCTGCAGAGAAATTGGAAGAAGTTGCTGCTGCTACTATGGTAGGTGGTGCTACGCTGACTAAATTGCTGGGTACTTCTGCATGGTATGCACCGGGTGCAGCAGGAGCATTCGTAGTTGAATCTATCCTTCATGACCAAAAGAAGATGATTCCTTGTTCTGTATTATTGGAAGGTGAATACGGCGAATCAGATCTTTGCATCGGCGTTCCTGTAATCCTTGGCAAGAACGGTATCGAAAAAATCGTTGAACTGAACCTGAACGAAGACGAAAAAGCTAAGTTCGCAGCTAGCGCAAAAGCTGTTCACGGAACGAACGCTGCTTTGAAAGAAGTAGGTGCTCTGTAA
- a CDS encoding NAD kinase: protein MRFAIFGNTYQAKKSSHAVTLFKLLKKQGAEIGMCREFYQFLVSENMDIKADQLFDGDDFTADMVISIGGDGTFLKAARRVGRKGIPILGINTGRLGFLADISPEEMEETFDEIQNGRYSVEERSVLQLICNDKHLQDSPYALNEIAILKRDSSSMISIRTAINGAYLNTYQADGLVIATPTGSTAYSLSVGGPIIVPHSNTIAITPVAPHSLNVRPIVIRDDWEITLDVESRSHNFLVAIDGRSETCKETTQLTIRRADYSIKVVKRFNHIFFDTLRSKMMWGADGRR from the coding sequence ATGAGATTCGCCATTTTCGGAAATACTTATCAGGCTAAAAAGTCCTCTCATGCTGTCACCTTGTTTAAACTTTTAAAGAAACAGGGAGCAGAGATTGGTATGTGCAGGGAATTTTATCAATTCCTAGTTTCTGAAAATATGGATATTAAAGCAGATCAATTATTTGATGGTGATGATTTTACTGCCGATATGGTAATCAGCATCGGAGGCGACGGAACATTTCTGAAAGCTGCCCGCCGCGTAGGAAGAAAAGGGATTCCTATTTTGGGAATTAACACAGGACGTTTAGGATTTCTGGCAGATATTTCGCCGGAGGAAATGGAGGAAACATTTGATGAAATCCAAAACGGCAGATATAGTGTGGAGGAACGAAGTGTACTTCAGTTGATCTGCAACGACAAACATCTCCAAGATTCTCCTTATGCCCTCAACGAAATAGCTATTCTCAAACGAGACAGCTCCTCAATGATTAGTATCCGGACAGCTATTAATGGCGCGTATCTGAATACTTATCAAGCTGACGGATTAGTAATTGCCACTCCAACAGGTTCCACAGCCTACTCTTTGAGTGTAGGAGGCCCGATCATCGTCCCTCATTCCAACACTATTGCCATCACTCCGGTGGCTCCACATAGTCTCAACGTCCGCCCTATCGTTATTCGGGATGACTGGGAGATTACATTAGATGTAGAAAGCAGAAGTCACAACTTCCTCGTCGCCATTGACGGGAGGAGCGAGACTTGCAAAGAAACGACTCAACTAACCATCCGTCGGGCAGATTACAGCATAAAGGTAGTGAAACGTTTTAATCACATTTTTTTCGATACACTCCGCAGCAAAATGATGTGGGGAGCTGACGGAAGACGGTAA
- a CDS encoding pyridoxine 5'-phosphate synthase, with the protein MTKLSVNINKIATLRNARGGNVPDVVKVALDCESFGADGITVHPRPDERHIRRSDVYDLRPLLRTEFNIEGYPAPEFIDLVLKVKPHQVTLVPDDPSQITSNSGWDTKANLEFLTEVLDQFNSAGIRTSVFVAADPEMVEYAAKAGADRVELYTEPYAANYPKNPEAAIAPFIEAAKTARKLGIGLNAGHDLSMVNLNYFYKNIPWVDEVSIGHALISDALYLGLERTIQEYKNCLRS; encoded by the coding sequence ATGACTAAATTAAGTGTAAATATAAACAAGATTGCTACGCTAAGGAATGCTCGCGGAGGAAATGTCCCCGATGTAGTGAAGGTAGCACTTGATTGTGAATCTTTTGGTGCAGACGGTATTACAGTTCATCCTCGTCCGGATGAACGTCACATACGTCGTTCGGATGTATATGATTTGCGCCCTTTGCTGCGCACGGAGTTTAATATCGAAGGTTATCCCGCTCCGGAATTTATTGACCTGGTGTTGAAAGTTAAACCTCATCAAGTAACTTTGGTCCCCGACGATCCTTCACAGATTACTTCTAATTCCGGTTGGGACACCAAAGCAAATCTGGAATTCCTGACTGAAGTGCTCGATCAGTTTAACAGCGCCGGTATTCGTACTTCCGTTTTTGTGGCAGCCGACCCTGAAATGGTGGAATATGCTGCGAAAGCAGGGGCGGATCGTGTCGAACTGTATACCGAACCATACGCAGCGAACTATCCGAAAAATCCGGAAGCTGCCATCGCTCCTTTTATCGAAGCCGCGAAGACTGCCCGTAAACTAGGTATCGGTTTGAACGCCGGACACGACTTGAGTATGGTTAATTTAAATTATTTCTATAAAAACATTCCTTGGGTGGATGAAGTCTCCATCGGACATGCGTTGATTAGCGATGCATTGTATCTGGGACTCGAACGTACCATTCAGGAATATAAAAACTGTCTACGCTCATGA
- a CDS encoding MotA/TolQ/ExbB proton channel family protein encodes MNAMILLAQGAMNIADSLATANPVLTEVNAPEMNMLDMAIKGGWIMIVLGVLSVVCFYILFERNYMIRKAGKEDPMFMERIKDYIHSGEIKAAINYCRTMNTPSARMIEKGISRLGRPINDVQVAIENVGNIEVAKLEKGLTVMATISGGAPMLGFLGTVTGMVRAFYEMANAGSGNIDITLLSGGIYEAMITTVGGLIVGIIAMFAYNYLVMLVDRVVNKMESRTMEFMDLLNEPAGK; translated from the coding sequence ATGAATGCAATGATCTTGTTAGCCCAAGGGGCTATGAATATCGCCGACTCGCTGGCTACTGCCAATCCCGTATTGACGGAAGTAAACGCTCCTGAAATGAACATGCTTGATATGGCTATCAAGGGCGGATGGATTATGATTGTACTAGGGGTACTGTCTGTTGTCTGTTTCTATATCCTGTTTGAACGTAACTACATGATTCGCAAGGCTGGAAAAGAGGACCCTATGTTTATGGAGCGGATTAAAGACTATATCCATAGTGGTGAGATCAAAGCAGCTATTAACTATTGCCGCACAATGAATACCCCTTCGGCACGTATGATAGAAAAAGGTATCAGCCGTTTGGGACGTCCTATTAACGATGTGCAGGTAGCCATTGAGAATGTAGGTAATATTGAAGTGGCGAAACTGGAAAAAGGATTGACTGTAATGGCAACTATTTCCGGAGGTGCTCCGATGCTCGGATTCCTCGGCACGGTGACTGGTATGGTACGTGCATTCTACGAAATGGCGAATGCCGGAAGCGGTAACATCGATATCACTTTGCTTTCCGGTGGTATCTATGAAGCCATGATTACTACGGTCGGTGGTCTGATTGTCGGTATCATTGCTATGTTTGCCTACAATTATCTGGTGATGCTGGTAGACCGCGTGGTAAATAAAATGGAGTCTCGTACCATGGAGTTCATGGACTTGTTGAACGAGCCGGCGGGAAAATGA
- a CDS encoding ExbD/TolR family protein produces the protein MGLKRRNRISPNFSMASMTDVIFLLLIFFMITSTVVSPNAIKVLLPQGKQQTSAKPLTRVVIDKDLNFYAAFGNEKEQPVALNDLTSFLQSCAEKEPEMYVALYADESVPYREIVRVLNIANENHFKMVLATRPPENK, from the coding sequence GTGGGATTAAAAAGAAGAAATAGAATATCGCCCAATTTCAGCATGGCTTCCATGACGGACGTCATCTTCCTGTTGCTGATATTCTTTATGATAACCTCTACGGTGGTGTCGCCCAATGCTATCAAAGTGTTGTTGCCGCAAGGTAAACAGCAAACTTCGGCCAAACCGCTGACAAGAGTGGTTATTGATAAAGACTTGAATTTCTATGCTGCTTTCGGCAATGAAAAAGAGCAGCCGGTGGCGCTGAACGATCTGACTTCATTCTTGCAGAGTTGTGCAGAGAAGGAGCCGGAAATGTACGTGGCATTGTATGCGGATGAATCGGTACCTTACCGGGAGATTGTAAGGGTATTGAACATTGCGAACGAGAATCATTTTAAGATGGTGTTGGCTACGCGCCCGCCTGAAAATAAATAA
- a CDS encoding cell envelope integrity protein TolA: protein MDRRKKGEYVGALGALLVHVAVIALLILVSFTVPQPDEDAGGVPVMMGNVDAASGFDDPSLVDVDIMDEDVAAPAETTPELPSEQDLLTQTEEETVTLKPKTEEPKKETVKPKEVVKPKEPVKKPEKTEAEKAAEAKRLAEEKAERERKAAEEAARKRVSGAFGKGAQMTGNKGTAASGTGTEGSKEGNSSTGAKTGTGGYGTFDLGGRSLGTGSLPKPAYNVQEEGRVVVNITVNPAGQVISTSISPQTNTVNSALRKAAEDAAKKARFNTIDGVTNQTGTITYYFNLR, encoded by the coding sequence ATGGACAGAAGAAAAAAGGGTGAATATGTAGGAGCACTGGGTGCACTGTTGGTGCATGTGGCAGTGATTGCTCTTTTGATTCTGGTGAGCTTTACTGTCCCCCAACCGGATGAAGATGCAGGCGGAGTGCCTGTGATGATGGGAAATGTAGACGCGGCAAGTGGTTTCGATGATCCCTCTTTGGTGGATGTGGATATCATGGATGAAGATGTGGCAGCACCCGCGGAAACAACACCGGAACTTCCTTCGGAACAGGATTTATTGACGCAGACCGAAGAGGAAACAGTAACCCTGAAACCTAAGACGGAAGAACCGAAAAAAGAAACGGTGAAACCTAAAGAGGTAGTCAAGCCGAAAGAACCAGTGAAGAAGCCCGAAAAAACGGAAGCCGAAAAAGCTGCGGAAGCCAAACGGCTGGCAGAAGAAAAAGCGGAACGTGAACGTAAGGCTGCCGAAGAAGCTGCCAGAAAGAGGGTGTCCGGTGCGTTTGGAAAAGGAGCGCAAATGACAGGAAACAAAGGAACAGCGGCTAGTGGTACGGGAACCGAAGGCAGCAAGGAGGGAAACTCTTCTACCGGAGCGAAGACCGGAACCGGAGGTTACGGAACATTTGATCTTGGCGGACGTTCTTTAGGTACAGGCAGTTTGCCGAAGCCTGCATATAATGTGCAGGAAGAAGGACGTGTTGTGGTGAATATCACCGTGAATCCTGCAGGACAAGTGATTTCGACCAGCATTAGCCCTCAAACGAATACGGTAAATTCCGCTTTGCGTAAGGCAGCGGAGGATGCAGCGAAGAAAGCCCGTTTTAATACGATAGATGGAGTGACGAACCAGACAGGTACAATCACCTATTATTTTAACTTGAGATAG
- a CDS encoding DJ-1 family glyoxalase III: MGTVYAFFADGFEEIEALTAIDTLRRAGLNVEIVSVTPDEIVVGAHDVSVLCDINFENCDFFDAELLLLPGGMPGAATLDKHEGLRKLILDFAAKDKPIAAICAAPMVLGKLGLLKGKKATCYPGFEQYLEGAECVNEPVVRDGNTITGMGPGAAMEFALTIVDLLVGKEKVDELVEAMYIKR; encoded by the coding sequence ATGGGAACTGTATACGCTTTTTTTGCAGATGGCTTTGAAGAAATTGAAGCTTTGACTGCTATTGACACGTTGAGACGTGCCGGACTTAATGTAGAAATCGTATCCGTTACACCGGATGAAATTGTAGTAGGAGCACATGACGTATCCGTCCTTTGCGATATTAACTTCGAGAATTGCGATTTCTTCGATGCAGAACTGCTACTGTTGCCGGGAGGAATGCCGGGAGCTGCCACACTTGACAAGCACGAAGGGTTGCGTAAATTGATTCTTGATTTTGCCGCAAAAGATAAACCTATTGCTGCTATTTGTGCTGCTCCGATGGTGTTGGGTAAGCTGGGACTGCTGAAAGGAAAGAAGGCTACCTGTTATCCGGGTTTTGAACAATATTTGGAGGGGGCAGAATGTGTAAATGAGCCCGTTGTACGTGATGGAAACACCATTACCGGTATGGGACCGGGGGCTGCCATGGAATTTGCTTTGACAATCGTTGACCTGTTGGTAGGTAAAGAAAAGGTCGACGAACTGGTAGAAGCGATGTATATTAAACGCTAA
- a CDS encoding 2-C-methyl-D-erythritol 4-phosphate cytidylyltransferase — MKKYVIIVAGGKGLRMGSDLPKQFLPMGDKPVLMHTLEAFRRYEETLQIIVVLPREQQDFWKQLCQKHSFAVEHTLADGGETRFHSVKNGLALVQEPGLVGVHDGVRPFVSVEVIRRCYDLAKVQKAVIPVVDVVETLRHLTDAGRSETVSRNDYKLVQTPQVFDVELLKQAYTQEFTPFFTDDASVVEAMGIPVCLAEGNRENIKITTPFDLKVGSALL; from the coding sequence ATGAAGAAATATGTAATTATTGTCGCCGGTGGAAAGGGCTTGCGAATGGGAAGTGACCTCCCGAAACAATTCCTTCCCATGGGTGATAAACCTGTGTTGATGCATACCTTGGAAGCATTCAGGAGATATGAAGAAACACTTCAAATCATAGTAGTGCTTCCACGGGAACAACAGGACTTTTGGAAGCAACTTTGCCAAAAACACAGCTTTGCGGTGGAACATACCCTTGCCGATGGAGGCGAAACACGTTTCCACTCTGTAAAGAACGGTCTGGCACTGGTGCAGGAGCCGGGACTGGTAGGGGTGCATGATGGAGTACGTCCGTTTGTGTCGGTAGAAGTGATTCGCCGTTGTTATGACTTGGCAAAAGTGCAGAAAGCAGTGATTCCTGTGGTAGATGTGGTAGAGACACTTCGCCATCTGACAGATGCCGGAAGAAGTGAAACGGTCAGCCGGAATGATTACAAACTGGTGCAAACACCGCAGGTGTTCGATGTAGAATTGTTGAAACAAGCATATACACAAGAATTTACCCCCTTCTTTACAGACGACGCTTCCGTTGTCGAAGCAATGGGAATACCTGTGTGTCTGGCAGAAGGTAACCGTGAAAATATAAAAATAACGACTCCTTTTGATTTAAAAGTAGGGAGTGCTCTTTTATAA
- the recG gene encoding ATP-dependent DNA helicase RecG → MFDLSTRDIKFISGVGPQKAAVLNKELEVYSLHDLIYYFPYKYIDRSRIYYIHEIDGNMPYIQLKGEILGFETIGEGRQRRLTAHFSDGTGVVDLVWFQGIKYILGKYKLHEEYIIFGKPTVFNGRINVAHPDVDKPEDLKLSSVGLQPYYNTTEKMKRSFLNSHAIEKMMATVIQQIQEPLPETLSSKLLAEHHLMPLTEALRNIHFPTNSDVLRRAQYRLKFEELFYVQLNILRYAKDRQKRYRGYIFEKVGDVFNTFYTKNLPFQLTGAQKRVLKEIRNDVGSGRQMNRLLQGDVGSGKTLVALMSMLLALDNGYQACMMAPTEILANQHYETIKELLFGMDIRVELLTGSVKGKKREAILTGLLTGDVKILIGTHAVIEDTVNFSSLGFVVIDEQHRFGVAQRARLWSKNVQPPHVLVMTATPIPRTLAMTLYGDLDVSIIDELPPGRKPITTIHQFDNRRESMYRSVRKQIEEGRQVYIVYPLINESEKIDLKNLEEGYQHILEEFPKCAVCKVHGKMKPAEKDEQMQLFVSGKAQIMVATTVIEVGVNVPNASVMIIENAERFGLSQLHQLRGRVGRGAEQSYCILVTNYKLTEDTRKRLEIMVRTNDGFEIAEADLKLRGPGDLEGTQQSGIAFDLKIADIVRDGQLLQYVRAIAESIVEQDPAAQNPENEILWRQLKSLRKTNVNWAAIS, encoded by the coding sequence ATGTTTGATTTATCCACACGCGACATAAAATTTATCTCCGGTGTAGGCCCTCAAAAAGCCGCTGTATTAAATAAGGAATTGGAAGTCTACTCCTTGCACGATTTAATTTATTATTTCCCTTATAAATATATTGACCGGAGCCGCATCTATTACATTCATGAAATAGATGGCAATATGCCGTATATCCAGCTGAAAGGAGAAATCCTCGGTTTCGAAACCATTGGCGAAGGACGCCAACGCCGTTTGACGGCTCATTTCTCGGATGGTACGGGAGTTGTGGATTTGGTGTGGTTTCAGGGCATTAAATATATCTTAGGTAAGTATAAACTACACGAAGAATATATCATCTTCGGTAAACCGACCGTTTTCAACGGACGTATTAATGTGGCGCATCCCGATGTAGACAAACCGGAAGATTTGAAACTTTCTTCGGTGGGATTGCAACCTTATTATAATACGACGGAGAAAATGAAGCGCAGTTTTCTCAACTCTCATGCGATTGAGAAGATGATGGCAACGGTGATTCAACAAATACAGGAGCCTCTGCCTGAAACACTTTCTTCCAAATTGCTAGCGGAACATCATCTGATGCCTTTGACGGAAGCTCTCCGGAATATCCACTTCCCGACCAATTCCGATGTGCTTCGCAGGGCGCAATATCGCCTTAAGTTTGAAGAACTGTTTTATGTTCAACTGAATATCCTCCGCTATGCTAAAGACAGGCAAAAAAGATATCGTGGATATATCTTTGAGAAAGTGGGAGATGTGTTCAATACATTTTATACAAAGAATCTTCCTTTTCAACTGACAGGTGCACAGAAACGGGTATTGAAGGAAATACGGAACGATGTCGGCAGTGGCAGGCAGATGAACCGCCTCTTGCAGGGAGATGTAGGAAGCGGGAAAACACTGGTTGCCTTGATGAGTATGTTGCTGGCATTGGATAACGGCTATCAGGCTTGCATGATGGCGCCCACCGAAATCTTGGCGAACCAGCATTATGAAACAATCAAAGAACTGCTCTTTGGCATGGATATCCGTGTCGAACTGTTGACAGGCTCTGTTAAAGGCAAAAAACGGGAAGCGATTCTGACCGGATTGCTGACCGGAGATGTGAAGATATTAATAGGAACGCATGCCGTTATTGAAGATACTGTCAATTTCTCTTCTTTAGGTTTTGTTGTTATCGACGAACAGCATCGCTTTGGTGTGGCACAACGCGCCCGCCTTTGGAGTAAGAATGTTCAACCTCCGCATGTACTTGTGATGACGGCTACCCCGATTCCACGCACTTTGGCAATGACATTGTATGGTGATTTGGACGTGTCTATTATCGACGAGCTTCCACCCGGAAGAAAACCGATTACTACTATCCACCAATTTGATAACCGCCGGGAAAGTATGTATCGTTCGGTGCGCAAACAAATTGAAGAAGGACGTCAGGTCTATATTGTCTATCCGCTGATTAATGAAAGCGAAAAGATTGATTTGAAGAACCTTGAAGAGGGATATCAACATATTCTGGAAGAGTTTCCCAAATGTGCAGTTTGTAAAGTGCATGGCAAAATGAAACCAGCCGAGAAGGATGAGCAAATGCAGCTTTTTGTTTCGGGCAAAGCGCAGATCATGGTGGCTACTACCGTTATTGAAGTCGGGGTAAACGTTCCGAATGCTTCGGTGATGATTATTGAAAATGCAGAACGTTTCGGGCTTTCGCAGTTACATCAGTTGCGTGGTCGGGTAGGACGTGGGGCGGAACAGTCTTATTGTATTCTGGTGACGAATTATAAGTTGACGGAGGACACCCGGAAACGGTTGGAAATCATGGTACGTACTAATGATGGTTTCGAAATAGCCGAGGCCGATTTGAAATTGCGTGGTCCCGGTGATCTTGAAGGTACGCAGCAAAGCGGCATTGCTTTCGATTTGAAGATTGCGGATATTGTCCGCGACGGGCAACTGTTGCAATACGTTCGCGCCATAGCTGAAAGTATTGTGGAACAAGACCCTGCGGCACAGAATCCCGAGAATGAAATTTTGTGGAGGCAACTTAAATCCTTGCGAAAAACGAATGTTAACTGGGCTGCTATAAGTTGA